In the Malassezia vespertilionis chromosome 3, complete sequence genome, one interval contains:
- a CDS encoding uncharacterized protein (EggNog:ENOG503PKJ4; COG:S), producing MEAQSRVELPKATQLLASAANPCMDLVALVCLDNALPLAAAGPPGLTPAQIAMRQRMLAFQARRLGVANSAAASSGANIKHGASVKLVLMRTGAGLGDVWEVAVTPPQHLFSTTNEDEMECVCVADICWSPDGERLALRMYVTRQAGASCRYASALLSYSVYNGDVVSTTILPCGSHANTQGCSMAWIPATCDPAPSQALDILRKLTPLPSVEDLVQATSGAHKIMRPLHAMYKQGASAPSPSTHIHGDAGAFTSIPALPYSAQALGFVVGSGPDIDAERGGTVPSIAPRSSLVVLDGQGTLHVLLDGTVSLGSIQLAQASHGACLLGASMHTAWVLLDYGNKCELGYVSLLPSDEPCEGPSLVAVQQLSQLSTALCQQLACAMDAVHYAAQAWTTLSRPRAQEWSEKLEDAGKRHAVDITLELMSTVMTSRAGPATEHLLLQVTEGMTIAMEQDAKHGLKLVRRYVGTILLPACERMLVLLTELGGCALWPERFETLLPPSSTNTIEHLITAIQTCHTIGLALQEESERELLALDEFFKWWRMEQDRQERLKVEEVSPSMITSHDTLTVLEFLRRGFISPALDALLGAPATHQAPLDEDTSMEGAHVPPPEPAPVTFQGTPRDTQKPTLQATLADTRAWLADGRPPLGPTEKERIEGIYAAQCLFAGPAHLYPGPRALPGDAQLLQARLTNIRAQLAALLSEALARTMQFSTHEQFGMHTLPDTVHRRVEGVWSMPQEMEWDKGHATLLVRTIATQHLRQAVLYSAPETLHVLRLNSRGIDWRDVHIPPLDASHVALSDLAWADADNVLVLGTVARPFLGYLAVEKSDGAWHEAPTFVQWDDATPTHLAFQQAHQRSVVLGNDQRTLATLRSGPCDSTEV from the coding sequence ATGGAGGCACAGTCGCGTGTGGAGCTGCCGAAAGCGACACAGCTCCTGGCCTCCGCGGCGAATCCATGTATGGACCTTGTAGCGCTTGTATGCCTAGATAATGCGCTGCCTCTCGCCGCAGCCGGACCGCCCGGACTTACGCCGGCGCAAATCGCCAtgcggcagcgcatgctTGCGTTCCAAGCGCGTCGACTTGGCGTAGCAAACTCTGCGGCGGCTTCCAGCGGAGCGAATATAAAGCATGGTGCTTCAGTGAAACTTGTACTTATGCGCACAGGAGCCGGTCTTGGCGATGTATGGGAGGTTGCCGTAACGCCCCCCCAGCACCTATTTTCCACCACAAACGAAGACGAGATGGAGTGTGTGTGCGTTGCAGATATATGCTGGAGTCCCGATGGGGAGCGCCTTGCACTGCGCATGTACGTGACGAGACAGGCCGGAGCAAGCTGCAGATACGCATCCGCACTGCTCAGCTATTCCGTCTACAATGGCGATGTCGTCTCCACCACAATACTCCCGTGTGGGTCGCACGCAAACACACAGGGATGCAGTATGGCATGGATTCCTGCTACATGTGATCCCGCTCCATCGCAGGCGCTTGACATACTGCGCAAGCTGACGCCGCTGCCCAGCGTCGAGGATCTGGTACAAGCCACATCCGGCGCACACAAGATCATGCGTCCATTGCATGCGATGTACAAACAAGGGGCGTCTGCTCCATCGCCTAGCACACACATTCATGGGGATGCAGGTGCCTTTACATCTATTCCTGCACTGCCGTACTCGGCACAAGCTCTTGGTTTTGTGGTGGGATCCGGCCCCGATATTGACGCAGAACGAGGCGGGACAGTGCcgagcattgcgccgcgctcgtcgctTGTTGTGCTCGACGGCCAGGGCACTTTACATGTGTTGCTGGACGGCACTGTATCTCTGGGAAGCATACAACTAGCACAGGCGTCGCACGGGGCGTGTTTGCTGGGTGCTTCGATGCACACTGCCTGGGTGCTGCTGGACTATGGCAACAAGTGTGAGCTTGGTTATGTGTCGCTGCTGCCGTCTGACGAGCCATGTGAGGGCCCCAGCCTTGTCGCTGTCCAGCAGCTTTCACAGCTGAGCACGGCGTTGTGCCAGCAGCTTGCTTGTGCAATGGACGCGGTGCATTATGCAGCACAGGCATGGACAACGCTTTcacggccgcgcgcgcaggaaTGGTCTGAGAAGCTGGAGGATGCTGGAAAGCGGCACGCAGTGGATATCACACTCGAGCTCATGAGCACCGTCATGACCAGCCGCGCGGGTCCTGCTACCGAGCATCTTTTGCTGCAAGTTACCGAAGGCATGACGATTGCTATGGAGCAGGACGCAAAGCACGGCTTGAAGCTGGTACGGCGGTATGTAGGCACGATCTTGCTACCTGCGTGCGAGCGTATGCTGGTGCTCCTAACCGAGCTTGGTGGCTGTGCCCTGTGGCCAGAGCGCTTTGAAACACTTTTGCCGCCGTCGAGTACCAACACAATCGAGCACCTCATCACCGCAATCCAGACATGCCATACAATCGGCCTTGCTCTGCAAGAAGAATCGGAGCGCGAACTGCTTGCACTGGACGAGTTCTTCAAGTGGTGGCGTATGGAGCAGGACCGGCAAGAACGACTAAAAGTCGAGGAAGTATCGCCGAGTATGATTACCTCGCATGATACCCTCACCGTGCTCGAGTTCCTTCGGCGTGGATTCATCTCGCCGGCACTGGACGCGCTacttggcgcgccagcgacgcaccAAGCTCCTTTGGACGAGGATACGTCGATGGAAGGTGCCCATGTTCCACCGCCGGAGCCTGCGCCGGTCACATtccaaggcacgccgcgcgacacACAAAAACCTACACTGCAAGCTACTCTCGCCGATAcgcgtgcttggctcgcCGACGGGAGGCCGCCGCTTGGGCCTACAGAAAAGGAGCGCATTGAGGGCATTTATGCCGCACAGTGCCTGTTCGCGGGGCCAGCGCACCTGTACCCAGGACCGCGTGCCTTGCCTGGCGACGCACAGCTGCTACAAGCGCGTCTGACCAATATAAGAGCGCAGCTGGCTGCGCTCCTTAGcgaagcgcttgcacgcaccaTGCAATTTTCCACACACGAGCAGTTTGGCATGCATACGCTGCCGGATACGGTGCACCGTCGTGTGGAAGGCGTCTGGTCAATGCCGCAGGAAATGGAATGGGACAAGGGGCATGCGACGCTTTTGGTGCGAACGATTGCAACACAGCATCTTCGACAGGCTGTACTATACAGTGCACCGGAGACGCTGCATGTCTTGCGCCTAAACAGTCGCGGGATTGATTGGAGAGATGTGCACATTCCGCCGCTGGACGCTTcgcacgtcgcgctttCCGACTTGGCGTGGGCGGACGCGGACAATGTGCTCGTGCTGGGCACTGTGGCGCGGCCATTCCTGGGCTACCTTGCCGTGGAAAAGAGTGATGGAGCATGGCATGAGGCGCCCACTTTTGTACAATGGGACGATGCTACGCCAACGCATCTCGCATTCCAACAAGCGCACCAGCGGAGTGTTGTGCTTGGCAATGACCAGCGCACATTGGCAACGTTACGCAGCGGACCGTGTGATTCTACGGAAGTATAA
- a CDS encoding uncharacterized protein (COG:L; EggNog:ENOG503NU79), which translates to MAPSTPKRKHAGSQGSPSREQPTLFAFLSSPSADDACQLESDAAYARTLASDTAQIEADAAFAQSLQAAWRNDAAPVAEPASTPMPSKVFSPRKRAKIDTAVLDKQLASMDFGMDPSQFDPAIDTTHWPCTHDGIAVPYALLAHGFSIAAKERGRTRILHVMTNMLRIVRHYEPSSLLAAVYLMSNHIAPSFHGIELGLGGAAIQRITLQVSGKKQAYLRKLWAQTGDAGDVAFEAFRDVVQLVEHAPLTLTKVYSTLHAISKASGPRSGATKQSLAARLLSAARGEERRFIVRTLCANLRIHAMRTTVLSALVRAHVLDDGTSQAQLAQASDAPIQSIAAMLQQADALGKRAYARRPDMGSIVDMLRDGIAGLQCAEIVPGTPVTPMLGSITRSFDAVLETMGNAAFVSEYKYDGQRIQLHVGNGVHVFSRHLETITDKYPDLCALAPFLSQHATSFIVDAEAVAVAPDSSLLPFQTLAARARKQVALQDIQVRVCLYVFDLLYLHGRSLLELTLRERRALLRAHFPQHIPTTAQHAGFQYAASCEHTSEMSVRTFFQSACEQRCEGIMIKRLDRPAEANGRMTQLSTYEPDKRSEAWFKVKKDYLQGIGDSLDLVPIGAWQGMGRKAAFWSPILLALYDPDTGMFQAVCKCISGFSDAFYKVLNEQYETAYLPAALDQYETNGLMADVWWPPTQVWEIRGADITISPTYPAAAGIVSERGLSLRFPRFIRERSDKRVEDATTPQQFAAMYLAQANIK; encoded by the coding sequence ATGgcgcccagcacgccgaAGCGAAAACACGCTGGAAGCCAGGGATCGCCATCACGCGAGCAGCCAACGTTGTTTGCGTTTCTCTCGTCGCCTTCTGCAGACGATGCGTGTCAGCTCGAGAGTGACGCCGCGTACGCACGCACTTTGGCCTCGGATACAGCACAAATCGAGGCAGACGCCGCATTTGCGCAGTCATTGCAAGCGGCATGGCGCAacgatgctgcgccagtTGCCGAGCCTGCTTCAACTCCAATGCCAAGCAAGGTATTTTCACCgcgaaagcgcgcaaaaatAGACACGGCTGTATTGGACAAGCAACTTGCCAGTATGGATTTCGGTATGGACCCCAGCCAGTTTGACCCCGCCATTGATACAACTCATTGGCCATGTACGCACGATGGCATTGCAGTCCCCTATGCACTTCTAGCTCACGGCTTCTCCATCGCGGCGAAAGAGCGCGGCCGTACCAGAATCCTCCATGTGATGACCAATATGCTACGGATTGTTCGACACTATGAACCTAGCAGCCTACTAGCTGCTGTATACCTTATGAGTAACCACATCGCACCGTCTTTCCACGGCATTGAGCTTGGCCTTGGAGGTGCGgcgatccagcgcatcaCGCTGCAAGTTTCGGGTAAGAAACAGGCATACCTACGCAAACTTTGGGCCCAGACGGGCGATGCAGGCGACGTTGCGTTCGAGGCATTTCGCGACGTGGTGCAGCTTGTTGAGCATGCACCGCTCACGCTCACCAAAGTATATTCAACTCTGCACGCCATTTCCAAAGCCTCAGGCCCGCGCTCCGGCGCCACAAAACAGTCTCTCGCTGCAAGACTAttgtctgcagcgcgcggcgaagaGCGTCGGTTCATTGTGCGGACGCTCTGTGCAAACCTACGGATCCATGCGATGCGTACGACTGTGCTTTCTGCACTCGTGCGTGCTCATGTATTGGACGACGGCACGTCCCAAGCACAGCTAGCGCaggcaagcgacgcgcccaTACAAAGTATAGCGGCCATGCTCCAGCAAGCGGATGCATTGGGAAAGCGCGCTTATGCAAGGCGCCCCGATATGGGCAGCATTGTAGACATGCTCCGTGACGGTATAGCAGGTTTACAATGTGCCGAGATTGTGCCAGGCACGCCCGTGACGCCCATGCTTGGCAGCATTACGCGCTCGTTTGATGCCGTGTTGGAGACCATGGGAAATGCGGCGTTTGTGAGCGAGTACAAATATGACGGGCAGCGAATTCAACTACATGTGGGCAATGGCGTTCATGTATTTAGCCGGCACTTGGAGACAATTACAGACAAGTACCCCGACCTATGTGCACTCGCGCCGTTCCTATCGCAGCACGCCACCTCCTTTATCGTTGATGCGGAGGCCGTTGCCGTCGCACCGGATAGCTCGCTGCTGCCATTCCAGACactcgcagcgcgcgcacggaaACAGGTTGCACTGCAGGATATCCAAGTGCGTGTGTGTTTGTACGTGTTTGATCTCTTGTACCTGCACGGCCGGTCTCTGCTTGAACTCACGCTCCGCGAACGGCGagccttgctgcgcgcgcattttccgCAGCACATACccaccacggcgcagcatgctgGTTTCCAGTACGCGGCGTCATGCGAGCACACTAGCGAAATGTCTGTGCGTACCTTTTTTCAGTCCGCGTGCGAGCAGCGGTGCGAGGGGATTATGATCAAGCGGCTGGACCGACCTGCCGAGGCGAATGGCCGCATGACGCAACTGTCCACGTACGAGCCAgacaagcgcagcgaggcgtGGTTCAAAGTGAAGAAAGACTACCTGCAAGGGATTGGCGACTCTCTTGATTTAGTACCTATCGGTGCGTGGCAGGGGATGGGCAGGAAGGCCGCCTTCTGGAGCCCTAttctgcttgcgctctaCGATCCGGATACGGGCATGTTCCAAGCGGTGTGCAAGTGTATCAGCGGATTCTCGGACGCATTTTACAAAGTGCTGAATGAACAGTACGAGACGGCGTACCTGCCTGCTGCACTAGATCAGTACGAGACGAATGGACTGATGGCCGATGTATGGTGGCCGCCCACCCAAGTATGGGAGATTCGGGGGGCGGACATCACGATTTCGCCAACATACCCCGCCGCAGCAGGCATTGTATCCGAGCGAGGTCtttccttgcgcttccCAAGGTTTAtccgcgagcgcagcgacaagcGTGTCGAGGATGCAACGACGCCGCAGCAATTCGCGGCAATGTATCTAGCCCAGGCAAATATCAAGTAG
- the YKU80 gene encoding ATP-dependent DNA helicase yku80 (EggNog:ENOG503NWV8; COG:L; BUSCO:EOG09261ACJ) has product MLRGLSTVKVCLITYGDTETDNLLAPPIKQDDAPSSEFGGIREIWPPATPTVATLNRLKELTPSAPGYYTDPLNALTAAIVSMCTPKHGEPSPSWTRIIYLITRAEAPMDPKDLDTIRNSLESKQISLRVLGFGFPCSPLARVKTEAWATERYVDQWHDLLADLPDAKFSSAETEEQMATAPTIQVTKSAPTSTTLTFGHPETPDGDDYMAIQVQVLKASAVQRPMSQIKVWRNEDGTELRHVETRRVYYRASELLHAEDDDVKAEPLPDESAESFLRAYKLGATLIPVQRDMEVVPETVQGLELLHFVHGDTYRREYHLGETYFVIADPKSARAQIQLSSLANAAADRDVYALCRYVTRNHADPRLCMLAPFVDEEISYFAMVRVPFREDVKRFAFPPLDRVQTNTGEELRAHSTIPTPEQQAHMDKFVDSMDLMDVDEHGDGDGWYSCAESYNPAVHGLKNAVKHKFLYCNADALPDLNSELTRFFDSPQAVKERSADILRDCASVFAVHARPHEKEQPPAPHKKPRHSADSDATPDEDEQVLGKIQTDAIKVRGTQHVLPLADPAKAFALLVHSTESITEACEAMQHVVFRLLDTKMTNGADTTERMEQCIRAYYDAATQLDEAPAFNAFLRRFKARVVQKDLVLWSTLTKNSHCSLITTEKDEGHRVAVTEEEATAFLAAP; this is encoded by the exons ATGCTCCGTGGCTTGTCGACGGTCAAGGTGTGCTTGATTACGTATGGCGATACAG AAACGGACAATCTactcgcgccgcccatcaagcaagacgatgcgccgtccAGCGAGTTTGGCGGTATTCGTGAAATTTGGCCGCCTGCGACGCCGACCGTGGCGACGCTAAACCGCCTAAAAGAGCTAACACCATCTGCGCCAGGATACTATACGGATCCACTGAATGCACTCACGGCTGCAATTGTCTCCATGTGTACGCCTAAACACGGCGAGCCAAGTCCGTCCTGGACGCGCATTATTTACTTAATTACACGCGCAGAGGCGCCCATGGATCCCAAAGACCTCGACACGATCCGCAATTCGCTTGAATCCAAACAAATCAGTCTGCGTGTGCTCGGTTTTGGATTTCCGTgctcgccgctcgcacGCGTCAAGACGGAAGCGTGGGCCACCGAGCGCTATGTAGACCAATGGCACGACTTGCTTGCAGATTTGCCGGATGCCAAATTTTCCAGTGCAGAAACGGAAGAACAaatggcgacggcgccgacgaTACAGGTGACCAAGTCAGCGCCCACGAGTACGACACTCACGTTCGGACATCCTGAGACGCCCGACGGCGACGATTACATGGCGATCCAAGTCCAGGTCCTCAAAgcgagcgcggtgcagcgACCCATGTCTCAGATAAAGGTATGGCGCAATGAAGATGGCACGGAGCTGAGACATGTCGAGACACGCCGCGTATATTACCGCGCGAGCGAGCTTTTGCAcgccgaggacgacgacgtAAAAGCAGAGCCTCTTCCGGACGAGAGTGCCGAATCGTTTCTGCGTGCGTACAAGCTTGGAGCCACGCTGATTCCGGTACAGCGCGATATGGAGGTAGTCCCAGAGACTGTCCAAGGTCTCGAGCTTCTTCACTTTGTGCACGGCGATACTTACCGGCGCGAGTACCATCTCGGCGAGACGTACTTTGTTATTGCTGACCCAAaatcggcgcgtgcacaaATTCAACTTTCGAGTCTTGCGAATGCTGCGGCAGACAGAGACGTATACGCACTGTGTCGCTACGTCACACGCAACCATGCAGACCCACGCCTTTGTATGTTGGCGCCGTTTGTGGACGAGGAAATATCGTATTTTGCCATGGTACGTGTTCCTTTTCGCGAGGACGTAAAGCGGTTTGCTTTTCCGCCGCTGGATCGAGTGCAAACGAATACGGGAGaagagctgcgtgcgcacagCACCATTCCGACACCCGAGCAACAGGCACACATGGATAAATTCGTTGACAGCATGGATTTGATGGACGTTGACGAGcatggcgacggcgatggCTGGTATTCGTGTGCGGAGAGCTACAATCCGGCCGTGCATGGCCTCAAGAATGCAGTGAAGCACAAGTTCCTTTATTGCAATGCAGACGCGCTGCCGGATCTGAATTCGGAGCTCACGCGCTTTTTCGACAGTCCGCAGGCGGTGAAAGAGCGGTCTGCTGATATTTTGCGGGATTGTGCGTCAGTATTtgcggtgcatgcacgTCCCCATGAAAAGGAGCAGCCGCCCGCACCGCATAAAAAACCTCGTCACAGCGCCGACTCCGACGCTACGCCAGATGAGGACGAGCAGGTGCTGGGAAAGATCCAGACTGACGCAATCAAGGTACGTGGGACACAACACGTTTTGCCCCTCGCCGATCCTGCAAAAGCGTTTGCCTTGCTTGTGCACAGCACCGAGAGCATTACCGAAGCCTGTGAAGCGATGCAGCATGTGGTATTCCGGCTCTTGGATACAAAGATGACAAATGGAGCCGATACTACAGAGCGTATGGAGCAGTGTATTCGGGCGTATTACGACGCAGCGACACAGCTAGACGAAGCGCCCGCGTTCAATGCGTTTCTTCGCCGGTtcaaggcgcgcgtcgtgcaaaaGGATCTTGTGCTATGGTCTACACTGACGAAAAATTCACACTGCAGCCTAATTACCACCGAAAAGGACGAAGGCCATCGTGTAGCTGTGACGGAGGAGGAGGCCACTGCGTtccttgcagcgccgtag
- the UFD2 gene encoding RING-type E3 ubiquitin transferase (COG:O; EggNog:ENOG503NUGY; BUSCO:EOG09260NWN): MHAAAPLEPLSELAEELREERPGATPRLSLEMADRTLIARNSLELLQHPHENETSFDYLVKAWVRCWHAQQRVRTQLPPHLVQLGTSALENTRGLITSYIGLVMQMPDMFPRDSKRGMTVSPKSLVPTLLNIGATDTLAYDGDAEVVGEWSKIPSVDASQFLVDIVARFGPEGTLDDTVGAALYAMTQRVRSGVSNDTEQEDRAQRSEPTGDVQQVLAQLLGMPDPRMVSGSESHAEPHGMAITDLNWRPIQLAVVAMMEYKPLASAVASFQVFCPQTSAAMMERESLFGPLLRLSCFADAYPDIAKTYFTEAKTRSPYELENSMSSLRMSLNVVQSNNFHIFNALVRAGAAPRERVLQYFGTVCALNAKRGAMQVRSKEVASDAFMVNVYDIVLRFAAPFAEPTCAKIDRVDPEYMLRQARWDTKTLTRIHASETQGAEWVESGARYDTPPNFITEIFFIGVRLSNLALGKAMRRVDEREKEMDHLQKRIKEFEDSRVRWEAMAHAGNVENLLKRLAAQRDKLHSEVIAAQTQLLEPGFVQGVIGFVGFTMTWLVRLADPDSAHPATQITLPLPRELPELFRMLPEHIFEDVCDIILFYSRRKPDVLDVHAQNTIVVFSTTFLSSGWFIRNPFLKAKLAEMLSYNVMPYDAHPAGVMGDVVNSHPVALKHLVPSLMAFWIDAESTGSASQFYDKFNFRYHLTQIFKAIWDNPDHKKQLYREAEEHQTEFVVFINRLMNDVTYLLDDALDKLAELHTKQLEMDDADNWAALSPQEREEIESATRSIESQIRSDLSLGHEFLRLLIRFTSETSKAFMTPEVVDRLAAMLDYNLDVLVGPRCQELKVKDPKRIGFDPRNMLREILAVFLNLAPHDEFAAAMARDGRSYRRETFSKAATIAQRHMLLSPPEIDVLATLVDRVERIKQTEAEKEQDLGDIPDEYLDPLLATIMRDPVRLPASRMVIDRSTIKAHLLSDGTDPFNRMPLKLDDVLPADDVRQEIQAWLQERQAAARK; this comes from the exons ATgcatgcagctgcgccgctggaacCGCTTTCTGAGCTTGCCGaagagctgcgcgaagagAGGCCCGGTGCGACGCCGCGTCTCTCGCTTGAAATGGCGGACCGTACGCTGATTGCACGCAACTCTCTGGAATTATTGCAGCATCCACATGAGAACGAGACAAGTTTTGACTATCTTGTAAAAGCGTGGGTACGGTGCTggcatgcacagcagcgcgttCGTACGCAACTCCCCCCTCATTTGGTACAGCTTGGCACGAGTGCGCTGGAAAACACGCGTGGCCTGATTACGAGCTACATTGGGCTTGTGATGCAGATGCCAGACATGTTTCCGCGAGacagcaagcgcggcatgaCCGTCTCGCCAAAATCGCTGGTTCCCACGCTGCTCAATATCGGCGCGACGGATACGCTAGCGTACGACGGCGACGCCGAGGTCGTTGGAGAATGGTCCAAGATCCCCAGTGTAGATGCGTCGCAGTTTCTGGTCGATATAGTCGCGCGTTTCGGTCCCGAAGGTACGCTCGACGATACCGTTGGCGCCGCACTCTACGCCATGACCcagcgtgtgcgcagcggcgtttCAAACGATACCGAACAAGAGGATCGTGCACAACGTAGCGAGCCGACTGGCGATGTGCAGCAGGTCCTTGCCCAATTGCTCGGCATGCCCGATCCGCGCATGGTCTCTGGAAGCGAATCGCATGCAGAGCCACACGGCATGGCCATCACCGATCTCAACTGGCGCCCTATCCAGCTCGCAGTCGTCGCGATGATGGAGTACAAGCCACTTGCTTCTGCTGTTGCATCTTTCCAGGTTTTTTGTCCCCAGacaagcgcggcgatgaTGGAGCGCGAATCGCTCTTTGGcccgctgctgcgcctctCTTGCTTTGCTGATGCATACCCCGATATCGCCAAGACCTATTTCACAGAAGCAAagacgcgctcgccgtaTGAGCTGGAAAACAGCATGAGCTCACTGCGCATGTCACTCAATGTGGTGCAGAGCAACAACTTTCATATCTTCAATGCATTGGtgcgtgcaggcgcagcgccgcgcgagcgtgTTTTGCAGTATTTCGGCACGGTCTGTGCTTTGAATGCCAAGCGTGGAGCAATGCAGGTGCGGTCGAAGGAAGTTgcgagcgatgcattcATGGTGAATGTGTACGACatcgtgctgcgctttgctgcgccgtttgcggagccgacgtgcgcgaaaaTCGACCGTGTCGATCCAGAGTACATGCTCCGGCAGGCGCGGTGGGACACAAAAACGCTTACTCGTATCCATGCGTCGGAGACGCAGGGTGCAGAATGGGTCGAGTCCGGCGCCAGGTACGACACGCCGCCTAACTTTATCACCGAAATATTTTTCATCGGTGTGAGGCTCAGCAACTTGGCGCTGGGCAAGGCTATGCGTCGTGTAgacgagcgcgaaaaagaaaTGGATCACTTGCAAAAGCGGATCAAGGAGTTTGAGGATAGCCGTGTCCGGTGGGAAGCGATGGCGCACGCTGGCAATGTGGAAAATTTGCTCAAGCGcttggccgcgcagcgtgaCAAGCTGCATAGCGAGGTAATCGCCGCACAAACGCAGCTTTTGGAGCCTGGGTTTGTGCAGGGCGTGATTGGGTTTGTGGGCTTTACCATGACGTGGCTTGTGCGTCTCGCCGATCCCGACAGCGCCCACCCTGCGACACAAATCACGCTTCCCCTCCCGCGCGAGCTGCCCGAGCTATTCCGCATGCTGCCTGAGCACATTTTTGAGGACGTGTGCGACATTATCCTCTTTTattcgcggcgcaagccTGACGTGTTGGATGTGCACGCGCAGAATACTATTGTGGTCTTCAGCACCACATTTCTCTCTTCCGGATGGTTTATCCGGAATCCTTTCTTGAAAGCGAAGCTTGCCGAGATGCTGTCATACAATGTGATGCCATATGATGCCCATCCCGCGGGTGTTATGGGCGATGTAGTGAACAGCCACCCTGTGGCGCTCAAGCACCTCGTCCCATCTCTTATGGCGTTCTGGATCGATGCAGAGTCCACTGGGTCCGCATCGCAGTTCTACGACAAGTTTAATTTCCGTTACCACCTAACTCAAATTTTCAAGGCGATCTGGGACAACCCAGATCACAAGAAGCAGCTTTATCGGGAAGCGGAAGAGCACCAGACCGAGTTTGTCGTGTTTATCAACCGTCTGATGAACGATGTCACCTATTTGCTTGATGATGCGCTTGAcaagcttgccgagctACACACCAAGCAGCTGGAGATGGATGATGCCGACAATTGGGCGGCTCTGTCGCCCCAAGAGCGCGAAGAAATCgaaagcgcgacgcggagcaTCGAAAGTCAGATCCGCAGCGACCTGAGTCTGGGCCACGAATTCTTGCGCCTCTTGATCAGATTTACCAGCGAAACGAGCAAGGCGTTTATGACGCCTGAGGTTGTAGACAGGCTCGCCGCAATGCTGGACTACAACCTGGATGTATTGGTTGGCCCTCGGTGCCAAGAATTAAAGGTGAAGGATCCGAAACGCATCGGCTTCGACCCGCGCAacatgctgcgcgaaatCCTTGCCGTGTTCTTGAATCTGGCACCGCACGATGAATTTGCAGCGGCAATGGCACGCGATGGACGAAGCTACCGCCGCGAGACGTTCTCGAAAGCGGCCACCATTGCACAGCGACACATGCTTCTGAGCCCACCCGAGATTGACGTGCTCGCTACATTGGTGGATCGGGTGGAACGGATCAAGCAGACCGAGGCGGAAAAGGAGCAAGACTTGGGTGATATTCCTGACGAGTACTTGG ACCCGCTTTTGGCGACGATTATGCGGGACCCAGTGCGGCTTCCCGCGAGCCGTATGGTGATCGACCGGTCCACGATCAAGGCGCATTTGTTGAGCGATGGCACAGATCCGTTCAATCGCATGCCACTCAAACTCGATGATGTGCTGCCTGCAGACGACGTGCGCCAAGAGATTCAGGCCTGGCTCCAGGAACGCCAAGCAGCCGCACGCAAATAG
- a CDS encoding uncharacterized protein (COG:J; EggNog:ENOG503NX0S; BUSCO:EOG09263CAH): MRYYEKALPDTDEIVMCQVQQIAEMGAYVKLLEYDSAEGMILLSELSRRRIRSIQKLIRVGRNEVVVVLRVDKEKGYIDLSKRRVSPEDVIKCEERYSKARAVNSIVSHVSGKLSIPIEELYEKAVWPLDRIYGNAYDAFKLSVTESAKVFDGIDVDANVLRELEANIARRLTPQPVKIRADIEVSCFGYEGIDAVKKALRAGEALSTEAIPIKIKLVAPPLYVLVTHSTDKTGGIDMLEKALEKITESILKSDGKVVVKMKPKTVSAVEDEELAQLMARVEKENTEVEGDDDSDDDE; this comes from the coding sequence ATGCGGTACTACGAGAAAGCGTTGCCGGACACGGATGAGATTGTCATGTGCCAAGTCCAGCAGATTGCTGAGATGGGTGCGTATGTCAAGCTGCTTGAATATGATAGTGCGGAGGGCATGATTTTGCTCTCGGAACTGAGTCGACGACGCATTCGCAGTATTCAGAAGCTCATTCGTGTGGGTCGCAACGAGGTCGTGGTGGTGCTCCGTGTAGACAAGGAAAAAGGCTACATTGATTTATCCAAGCGCCGTGTGTCGCCCGAGGATGTGATCAAGTGCGAAGAGCGCTacagcaaggcgcgtgcagtGAACAGCATTGTGTCGCACGTGTCCGGCAAGCTTTCGATTCCCATCGAGGAGCTCTATGAGAAAGCTGTATGGCCGTTGGATCGTATCTATGGTAATGCATACGATGCTTTCAAGCTCTCCGTCACCGAGTCTGCTAAGGTATTTGACGGGATCGACGTAGACgccaatgtgctgcgcgaacTGGAAGCCaacattgcgcgccgcttgacACCGCAGCCTGTCAAGATCCGTGCCGATATTGAAGTATCGTGTTTTGGCTACGAGGGCATTGACGCCGTAAAgaaggcgctgcgcgcgggcgAAGCGCTGTCTACTGAGGCGATCCCTATCAAAATCAAGCTCGTCGCACCCCCCCTCTATGTCCTGGTCACCCACTCTACGGACAAAACTGGTGGTATTGATATGCTTGAAAAGGCGCTTGAAAAGATCACTGAATCGATTTTGAAGAGCGATGGCAAAGTTGTGGTAAAGATGAAGCCCAAAACGGTTTCCGCCGTGGAAGACGAGGAGCTCGCACAGCTGATGGCCCGTGTGGAAAAAGAGAACACAGAGGTTGAGGGCGATGACGACTCGGACGATGACGAGTAA